In Platichthys flesus chromosome 20, fPlaFle2.1, whole genome shotgun sequence, a single genomic region encodes these proteins:
- the si:ch73-103b11.2 gene encoding centrosome-associated protein CEP250 isoform X4, translating to MSLKDNPCRKFQANIFNKSKCQNCFKPRESHLLNDEDFNQAKPIYGGWLLLAPEGTNFDNPLHRSRKWQRRFFILYEHGLLRYALDEMPSTLPQGTINMNQCSDVINGEARTGQKNSLCILTSDKEHFIRAECKEIINGWQEALTVYPRTNKQNQKKKRKVDPPTHQEPGPAKVTVTSSSSGGGSISCLPSSIAGAERVPMSRATLWQEESRWSRATIPCSRSASCLSQLSQSQPDSSITTQDDGGTMSTGRKVRVESGYFSLEKTKLEPSPYSAQPSQSPQPPQHLPLSSSASSSSLGAPSPRYKSESEPQSSPCQPSQDPLPSPGALVSPSYSTISSSQSSLDSDPSVTSPTWEGCGGGGGGGSTSNVGNGGGRVGCSGREYATLSDVPRARRLSYREAFRSEKKRQELRARTRSPGREEVARLFGEERRRPQIIGRFREGQHVEHMETSSSSEPSTNTALIQRQGRSERRCLANKHENSLDAGTDRSAPSLTSPTFSNLRRAKSLDRRVTESSMTPDLLNFKKGWMTKLYEDGMWKKHWFVLTDQSLRYYKDSIAEEASELDGEIDLSTCCDVKEFPVQRNYGFQIQCTEGACTLSAMTSGIRRNWIQAIMKNVRPTIAPDVTRKNISLKLSVLKPRSLPDEKIKAQVMLEPCPQATREPSPVREAPRSDVNRQPAGNHVSVPPSELRKSRVRERRPEGRSKTYDWSEFKMEQTEKPVKERADTVDLNSSFSTTSSYCSPSSSASSLASSPVSTSSVSGAHPPFMTEEAEKGNFRRGAPPHSTTSPTHMPNTVTATMTSTLNTTQTVQPSTPESQVQGTMEVDHPTAMHPASEDKKDNRTSGVHKEIEQRWHQVETTPLREEKQVPIATAAASLVDSERLPADELTALLDKELGQKQKELDQLQKQNNLLKEQLDDALGREHSAREGYVLQSATPPSSSPHRVPWQRLHKLNQDLQSELEAQRRKQDLAQQQIRTLKRSYTDAQDAVDRHEADIQALQGKLACAMAEILASEEAVARMRNELKLEQERSKEQEVENGKSEATLRAQLKDSEDKLREVEACLLERNQALRHLEHQQALQRDHIREVQRLQERLQEVTARLIATEEGQALKEERLRKEQHSMQESHERERQNLCRKLTQAEITQKEMEDNLLEAEQQVEALLRGRCSSGGKDCSEEMLKLQEELTHKLDMVESLRESVRRLEEEKSHLTCRCQELINQIAEADREVNKLRKCLETEEAEYYTLEQSYDRATQEFQKMSQFLREKEEEIRQTKEMYERLVERKEEDLKEALIKMTVLGSSLEETEQKLQAKEELLCHMSRSLLEKVEPCSAEKDLQAKLVVAEDRIAELEQHLNALQLGYADLQMERHKTPELRKKGRVKTSASISPNTELSLSFNNTSKSEKAPDDQESLAKRSRIRFSSIQCQKYISLEGLVTGQASGGHVETGQKDDQDVNQDIGLTGGNISSDMPHTSDPEKFISIIHALETKLLATEDKLRNLTQNLEEQQSTQEDDMSKIDVQMTETDHHPEKELSCGMQSSCLANKHYAKALMCVEKSREKVSVILTGSHTSTGSQLHSLSEIESDLFNASLYIQQGQKTLEEQTPAVHQNQTPETRDREALQLFAKTLSFEAVILNKMALSIQTSKSDILHALAEIWEDIDNIKKSDRDCLAIVYADVLTRKLMLESAFWQELEKTEADVAKCKEGSASADVNDATIFNTFIKAELVYSIQNLKLCYEEKFKILKRELTEAHTNLNQREMALKAIIEASKRPDLKNVIKEVKNNFGFNQQRLADVQPPELAPYMEQIEMEAARDLAEEIVDRHLAEEMPSCGVDSIDTLQNAHDNLANELQRQAAILHKYAQEMEGGETHPGLAKMIRALFGQQTSENFSSTSVCMREALVQAQVAYVACRLRAMHEQDLGWCKQTGQNMDALVQQHAHNVSAIQEKFEASLQEERLSFTQTVATIEMENQTLRSEISQRVNQLSQQQEQLALLEEHYRKDTENLNQMHKKELQRAEQGCASTELALIETMADSQQKLEVLLVDMDTMKEQQQGHVKKLEEQFERRICELQHIHTEEIEKLHSQYVENIQCLKEHLKVKKGPEVSQSLLCDEAIMPMEEEEQGKGEDAQNKSEVASMVVLKDRIQELETQMNTMRDELESKHLEGDVASLKEKYQRDFESLKATCERGFAAMEDTHHKVIEDIQRQHQREICKLMEERERLLAEETAATIAAIEAMKNAHKEELEKNQRSPVSGLNSDIDELRLQYEEELQSFQRELEVLSEQYSQKCLENAHLNQALEAERQALRQCQRENQELNAHNQELNNRMSAEIIRMRSCYSGETALSPLTQGKDVYELEVLLRIKESEIQYLKQEIHSLKDELQSALRDKKYATDKYKGIYTELSIVKAKADCDISKLKEKLLIATEALGEKTVDGTVTSGYGTENIMKSKSNPDIIKKEKSAASRQLRGIRSKSLKEGLTVQERMKLFEAKDSKKI from the exons GAGCCAGGCCCAGCCAAGGTGAcagtgaccagcagcagcagtggcggCGGCAGCATCTCGTGCCTGCCCAGCAGCATTGCCGGTGCCGAGCGCGTCCCAATGAGCCGTGCGACACTGTGGCAGGAGGAGAGTCGCTGGAGCCGGGCCACCATCCCCTGCAGCCGCAGTGCCTCCTGTCTCAGCCAGCTGAGCCAGAGCCAACCAGACTCCAGTATCACAACTCAAGACG acGGTGGCACCATGAGCACTGGGCGCAAAGTACGTGTGGAGAGCGGCTACTTTTCCTTGGAAAAGACCAAGTTGGAGCCTTCTCCATATTCTGCACAGCCCTCCCAGTCCCCACAGCCGCCTCAGCACCTGCCCTTGTCCTCCTCggcatcatcctcctctttagGAGCTCCCAGTCCCAGGTACAAGTCTGAGTCAGAACCTCAATCTTCCCCCTGTCAACCCTCCCAAGACCCCCTCCCTTCTCCAGGTGCACTCGTCTCCCCCAGCTACTCCACCATCAGTTCCTCCCAGAGCTCGCTGGACTCCGATCCCAGCGTCACGTCGCCCACCTGGGAGGGatgcggtggtggtggtggtggagggagcACTAGTAACGTCGGtaatggaggaggcagagtgggCTGCTCTGGCAGGGAGTACGCAACGCTGTCGGACGTGCCACGGGCTCGCAGACTGAGCTACCGGGAAGCGTTCCGTTCAGAGAAAAAGCGCCAAGAGCTGAGAGCACGGACAAGGAGTCCTGGTAGAGAGGAGGTGGCTCGGCTGTTCGGGGAGGAGCGCAG GCGTCCACAAATCATCGGGAGGTTTCGGGAGGGTCAGCATGTAGAACATAtggaaaccagcagctccagtgaGCCCTCCACTAACACCGCGCTAATCCAGAGACAAGGTCGCAGCGAGAGACGCTGTCTGGCCAACAAACAT gaGAATTCACTGGATGCAGGAACAGACCGTTCAGCTCCCAGTTTGACCAGCCCCACTTTTTCCAACCTAAGAAGAGCAAAGTCACTGGACCGCAGAGTGACAGAGTCTTCAATGACG CCAGATCTGCTGAACTTTAAAAAAGGATGGATGACAAAGCTGTATGAGGACGGAATG tgGAAGAAACACTGGTTTGTACTAACAGACCAGAGTCTGAGGTACTACAAGGACTCGATAGCTGAGGAG GCTTCCGAACTGGATGGGGAGATCGACCTTTCCACATGCTGCGACGTCAAAGAGTTCCCGGTTCAGAGAAACTACGGCTTCCAAATCCAG TGCACAGAGGGAGCGTGCACCCTGTCAGCCATGACCTCTGGAATCCGCCGCAACTGGATTCAGGCCATTATGAAGAATGTGCGACCCACTATTGCCCCCGACGTCACCCG GAAAAACATCTCTTTGAAACTATCCGTTCTGAAGCCCAG ATCTCTCCCTGATGAGAAGATAAAAGCCCAAGTGATGTTGGAGCCCTGTCCGCAGGCCACCCGTGAGCCAAGCCCCGTTCGTGAGGCCCCCAGGTCTGATGTCAACAGACAGCCAGCTGGCAACCACGTCTCAGTCCCTCCCTCTGAGCTGCGTAAAAGCCGAGTTCGTGAACGCAGACCAGAGGGCCGCTCCAAGACTTACGACTGGTCTGAGTTCAAGATGGAGCAGACAGAAAAGCCTGTGAAGGAGCGAGCCGACACCGTCGATCTCAACTCATCGTTCTCCACAACCTCCTCTTAttgctctccctcctcttcagctTCCTCTTTAGCGTCCTCTCCGGTCTCTACCTCCTCAGTATCAGGGGCTCATCCACCCTTTATGACAGAAGAAGCAGAGAAGGGGAACTTCAGGAGGGGCGCCCCTCCACACAGCACTACTAGTCCAACCCACATGCCAAATACTGTTACTGCTACCATGACTTCCACACTTAATACAACGCAAACAGTACAGCCATCAACACCTGAAAGCCAAGTGCAAGGGACCATGGAAGTGGACCACCCTACAGCCATGCACCCTGCTAGTGAGGATAAGAAGGACAACAGAACCTCAGGTGTCCATAAAGAGATTGAGCAGCGATGGCATCAGGTGGAGACGACACCTTTGAGGGAAGAGAAGCAAGTGCCGATCGCCACGGCTGCAGCAAGCTTGGTTGATTCTGAAAGGTTGCCTGCCGATGAGCTCACTGCACTACTAGACAAAGAG TTGGGAcagaagcagaaggagctggacCAACTACAGAAGCAGAACAACCTTTTAAAAGAACAGCTGGATGATGCGCTAGGGAGAGAACACAGTGCCAGAGAGGGCTATGTGCTGCAG AGTGCAACACCCCCTTCCTCTTCACCGCACAGAGTGCCATGGCAACGCTTGCACAAGCTTAATCAAGATTTGCAGAGCGAATTGGAGGCCCAAAGGCGCAAGCAGGACCTTGCTCAGCAGCAGATTCGGACATTAAAGAGAAGCTACACCGATGCCCAGGACGCTGTAGACCGCCACGAGGCTGACATTCAGGCTCTGCAGGGTAAACTAGCTTGTGCAATGGCTGAAATCTTGGCCAGTGAAGAGGCTGTGGCCCGAATGCGCAATGAGCTCAAGTTAGAGCAGGAGCGTTCAAAGGAACAAGAAGtagaaaatggaaaaagtgaGGCCACCCTACGTGCCCAGCTAAAGGACAGTGAGGACAAACTCCGTGAAGTAGAGGCCTGCCTCTTAGAGAGGAACCAGGCCCTCAGGCACCTCGAGCACCAGCAGGCCCTGCAACGAGACCACATTAGAGAGGTACAGAGGTTGCAGGAGAGGCTGCAAGAGGTGACTGCTCGACTCATTGCTACTGAGGAGGGCCAAGCTTTGAAGGAGGAGCGTCTGAGGAAGGAGCAGCATAGCATGCAAGAGAGTCATGAGAGGGAAAGACAGAATCTGTGCAGAAAATTAACTCAGGCTGAAATCACCCAAAAAGAGATGGAGGACAATCTGCTAGAGGCAGAACAGCAGGTAGAGGCTCTGTTGAGAGGAAGGTGCTCCTCCGGAGGCAAAGATTGCAGTGAGGAAATGTTGAAGTTACAAGAGGAACTGACTCATAAGCTTGACATGGTTGAGTCACTGAGGGAGAGCGTTCGGAGgctggaagaagagaagagccaCCTCACTTGCCGTTGTCAGGAGCTTATCAACCAGATTGCAGAAGCTGATCGTGAGGTGAATAAGCTTCGCAAATGTCTGGAAACTGAAGAGGCTGAGTACTACACGCTGGAGCAGTCATATGATAGGGCTACCCAGGAGTTTCAGAAAATGAGTCAGTTCCTTagggaaaaagaggaagagatcCGGCAGACTAAGGAGATGTATGAACGGCTAGTGGAACGCAAGGAAGAGGACCTAAAAGAGGCACTTATTAAAATGACAGTTCTTGGCAGCAGCTTGGAGGAAACAGAACAGAAGTTGCAAGCAAAGGAGGAGCTTCTCTGTCATATGAGTCGGAGCCTCTTAGAAAAGGTTGAGCCCTGTAGTGCTGAAAAGGATCTGCAAGCCAAGCTTGTGGTCGCAGAGGACCGTATCGCGGAGCTCGAACAGCATCTCAATGCCCTGCAGTTGGGCTACGCTGACCTACAAATGGAAAGACATAAGACCCCAGAGCTGAGGAAAAAGGGAAGGGTTAAAACATCAGCCTCCATATCACCAAACACAGAactttctctttcatttaaTAATACATCCAAGTCAGAGAAAGCCCCAGATGATCAGGAGTCTCTAGCTAAGAGATCAAGGATACGTTTTTCCAGTATTCAGTGCCAAAAATACATTAGCTTAGAGGGCCTGGTCACGGGCCAAGCAAGTGGTGGTCATGTGGAGACAGGACAAAAAGATGACCAAGATGTAAATCAAGACATCGGTTTAACTGGAGGAAATATCTCCTCTGATATGCCGCATACCAGTGACCCAGAGAAGTTTATCTCAATCATACATGCCCTCGAAACTAAACTGCTTGCCACTGAGGACAAGCTAAGGAACCTCACGCAGAATCTAGAAGAGCAGCAATCCACCCAAGAAGACGACATGTCCAAGATTGATGTACAGATGACAGAAACAGACCATCACCCAGAGAAAGAGTTGAGTTGTGGGATGCAGAGTAGTTGTCTTGCCAATAAGCATTATGCCAAGGCTCTGATGTGCGTTGAAAAGAGTCGAGAGAAAGTCAGTGTTATTCTCACTGGATCTCATACTTCCACTGGTTCGCAGCTGCATTCATTGTCGGAGATAGAGAGCGATTTGTTCAATGCATCACTGTACATCCAACAAGGACAAAAGACGTTGGAAGAACAAACACCAGCTGTCCATCAGAATCAAACCCCAGAGACTCGAGATAGAGAAGCTCTTCAGCTCTTTGCCAAAACCTTGTCTTTTGAGGCAGTAATTTTGAATAAAATGGCTTTATCGATACAAACGTCAAAGTCTGACATTCTACATGCTCTTGCAGAGATATGGGAAGACATCGACAACATTAAAAAGAGTGACAGAGATTGCTTGGCTATAGTTTATGCTGATGTCTTGACCAGGAAGCTGATGTTAGAGAGTGCGTTCTGGCAGGAGTTGGAGAAAACTGAGGCAGATGTTGCAAAATGCAAAGAGGGCAGTGCGTCAGCTGATGTAAATGACGCCACAATCTTTAACACCTTCATTAAAGCAGAACTAGTTTACTCTATTCAAAACCTTAAGCTTTGCTATGAAGAGAAATTCAAAATACTGAAAAGGGAGTTGACTGAAGCTCACACGAACCTAAATCAAAGGGAAATGGCTCTGAAAGCGATTATTGAAGCTTCCAAAAGGCctgatttgaaaaatgtaataaaggaAGTCAAAAATAACTTTGGCTTTAATCAACAACGGTTAGCTGACGTTCAACCCCCTGAACTTGCTCCTTACATGGAGCAGATTGAAATGGAAGCAGCGCGAGATCTGGCTGAGGAAATTGTAGACAGACACTTGGCTGAAGAAATGCCCTCTTGTGGTGTTGACTCTATCGATACGCTGCAAAATGCACACGACAATCTGGCCAATGAGCTTCAGCGACAAGCAGCAATCCTTCATAAGTACGCTCAAGAGATGGAAGGTGGTGAAACCCATCCAGGGCTGGCTAAAATGATCCGGGCTCTTTTTGGGCAGCAAACCTCAGAGAATTTCTCTAGTACCTCTGTGTGTATGCGTGAAGCCCTAGTTCAGGCTCAGGTGGCTTATGTGGCATGTAGGTTACGGGCAATGCATGAACAGGACTTGGGTTGGTGCAAACAGACAGGTCAGAACATGGATGCTCTTGTCCAGCAGCATGCCCACAATGTCAGTGCAATCCAAGAAAAGTTTGAAGCATCCTTACAGGAGGAGCGCCTGAGTTTCACGCAGACAGTGGCCACTATTGAAATGGAGAACCAAACCCTGAGGAGTGAGATCAGCCAACGTGTGAATCAGCTctcccagcagcaggagcaACTGGCCCTCCTGGAGGAACACTACCGGAAGGACACTGAAAACCTGAATCAGATGCACAAGAAAGAGCTACAGCGAGCAGAGCAAGGCTGTGCTTCAACAGAGCTGGCCCTCATTGAGACAATGGCCGACAGCCAACAGAAGTTAGAGGTTCTCCTGGTGGACATGGATACCATGAAGGAGCAGCAACAGGGTCATGTGAAGAAACTGGAGGAGCAGTTTGAACGGAGGATCTGTGAGCTCCAGCACATCCACACAGAGGAGATTGAAAAGTTACATTCCCAGTATGTGGAAAACATTCAGTGTCTCAAAGAGCACCTGAAGGTCAAAAAGGGTCCTGAGGTTTCACAGTCGCTACTGTGTGATGAGGCCATAATGCcaatggaagaggaggagcaggggaaggGGGAAGATGCTCAAAATAAGTCCGAGGTGGCCTCAATGGTGGTTCTCAAGGACCGGATCCAGGAGCTGGAGACTCAGATGAACACCATGAGGGACGAACTGGAGAGCAAGCACCTCGAAGGAGATGTGGCCAGCCTGAAAGAGAAATACCAGAGAGACTTTGAAAGTCTTAAG GCCACGTGTGAACGTGGGTTCGCTGCAATGGAAGATACCCACCACAAGGTGATAGAAGACATCCAGAGGCAGCATCAGAGGGAGATCTGCAAACTCAtggaagagcgagagagactcTTAGCTGAGGAAACTGCTGCGACAATCGCtg CTATTGAAGCTATGAAAAATGCACacaaggaggagctggagaagaaccAGCGCTCCCCAGTGAGTGGACTGAACTCTGACATCGATGAGCTTCGCTTACAATACGA GGAGGAGCTCCAGTCCTTCCAGAGAGAGCTGGAGGTGTTGTCCGAGCAGTACTCTCAGAAGTGTCTGGAGAACGCTCACCTGAACCAGGCGCTGGAGGCTGAGAGGCAGGCCCTCAGGCAGTGTCAGAGAGAGAACCAGGAGCTAAATGCTCACAACCAG GAATTGAATAATCGAATGAGTGCGGAGATCATCCGGATGCGCTCCTGTTACAGCGGTGAAACGGCGCTGTCACCACTTACCCAAGGCAAAGATGTGTATGAACTAGAG GTGTTGCTACGTATTAAGGAGTCCGAGATCCAGTATCTTAAACAGGAAATACACTCTTTGAAAGATGAGCTGCAGTCTGCTTTAAGG GACAAGAAATATGCCACCGACAAATATAAGGGCATCTATACAGAGCTCAGCATAGTGAAAGCAAAGGCTGACTGTGACATCAGCAAACTGAAGGAGAAACTGCTCATCGCCACGGAAGCTTTAGGCGAGAAGACGGTCGATGGAACAGTCACATCTGGATACGGTACAGAGa ataTCATGAAATCCAAGAGTAATCCAGatatcataaaaaaagaaaaatcagcaGCCTCCAGGCAACTGAGAGGCATAAGGTCAAAG AGCTTGAAAGAGGGACTTACTGTGCAGGAGCGCATGAAGCTTTTTGAGGCAAAAGATTCCAAAAAGATTTGA